Proteins co-encoded in one Vibrio aquimaris genomic window:
- the npdG gene encoding NADPH-dependent F420 reductase has product MNEDNKIAILGGTGPQGKGLAKRFALAGVPVVIGSRDSVRAAEVAAELNSVLPQGSANIEGMENLEATKMANEMVILSVPYSAHDATLADIKPLLSGKILVDIVVPLAPKNPKAVVMPPEGSATEAAQALLGDEVSVVGALHNVSAVTLNNTDQPINCDVLVCGNQLEAKKAVMALIEKLGVKAYNAGLAESARCIEALTPILIRLNISKDVPFTHAGVTIAPPVH; this is encoded by the coding sequence ATGAATGAAGATAACAAGATAGCAATTTTGGGTGGTACAGGCCCGCAAGGAAAAGGATTGGCTAAGCGTTTTGCTCTGGCTGGTGTGCCGGTTGTTATTGGTTCGCGTGACAGCGTTCGCGCCGCTGAGGTTGCTGCTGAATTGAACTCAGTATTACCGCAAGGAAGTGCAAATATAGAGGGAATGGAAAATTTAGAAGCGACAAAAATGGCTAACGAGATGGTTATTTTGTCTGTGCCTTATTCAGCACATGATGCGACCCTGGCTGATATAAAGCCGTTACTGAGCGGCAAAATATTAGTCGATATTGTCGTGCCACTTGCGCCTAAAAATCCAAAAGCTGTAGTAATGCCACCAGAAGGTTCGGCAACAGAAGCGGCTCAGGCACTATTGGGCGATGAGGTTTCAGTAGTCGGTGCTTTGCATAATGTATCTGCGGTGACGCTAAATAATACCGATCAGCCGATCAACTGTGACGTTCTCGTCTGTGGTAATCAGCTTGAGGCCAAAAAAGCAGTTATGGCGCTTATCGAAAAGTTAGGGGTTAAAGCCTACAACGCGGGCCTTGCGGAAAGTGCTCGCTGTATCGAGGCGCTAACTCCAATCCTAATCAGGCTAAATATCTCAAAAGACGTGCCTTTTACCCATGCTGGCGTCACCATTGCGCCGCCTGTTCACTAA
- the cofC gene encoding 2-phospho-L-lactate guanylyltransferase, protein MAVGKGKLMLDKLNIVIPMKAPSRAKQRLMGVLNISQREALALSLYRQTLRFFAQHYPQVNCLVVTNSLKIADIASSFGASPLIERQAKGLNAAVELATHWSLKLGYQFQMVVPADIAKLNCCEIDALFQAVQAGNQVVIARAKDLGTNALITTPPNAIEFQYGSQSALAHVQQAHINGLKVEVLDLRDLSQDIDLPKDLIKAFPDYPNKEYCYE, encoded by the coding sequence GTGGCAGTTGGAAAGGGCAAGTTGATGTTAGATAAGCTCAATATTGTGATTCCAATGAAGGCGCCAAGCCGAGCTAAGCAGCGACTTATGGGCGTACTTAATATCTCCCAGCGCGAGGCTCTTGCCCTAAGCCTTTATCGTCAAACACTGCGGTTTTTTGCCCAGCACTACCCACAGGTCAACTGCCTTGTGGTGACAAACTCCCTTAAGATTGCCGATATTGCATCAAGTTTTGGTGCCTCTCCCCTAATCGAAAGACAAGCAAAAGGCTTAAATGCGGCCGTTGAACTAGCAACTCATTGGAGCCTTAAATTGGGGTATCAATTTCAAATGGTTGTGCCTGCTGATATCGCCAAGCTTAATTGCTGTGAGATAGATGCTTTGTTTCAAGCTGTGCAAGCGGGCAATCAGGTAGTGATAGCAAGAGCTAAGGACTTAGGGACCAATGCGCTTATCACCACACCACCCAATGCAATTGAGTTTCAATATGGTAGTCAGTCTGCGCTTGCTCATGTTCAACAAGCGCACATCAATGGGCTCAAGGTTGAGGTATTAGACCTTCGGGATTTGAGCCAAGATATCGATTTACCAAAGGATTTGATCAAAGCCTTTCCCGATTATCCAAATAAGGAATATTGCTATGAATAA
- the cofE gene encoding coenzyme F420-0:L-glutamate ligase, with protein sequence MNNCAMTKPRVVPEVNSMQMFRVSGLPDFKPDMDLAQHVIRALTAEGQSLQHGDILVVAHKVVSKTEGAVVDIEKVSASTQAIELAQQVNKDPRKVQVILDQSTRIVRSIKRAEQNEGLLIAEHKLGFICANAAVDESNADFEGQLITLPENPDRSAMQLCERLEAHFDCQLGVVVSDTFGRPWRLGQTNVAIGLARVPAIQEMCGNEDAWGRELKVTAPAFADELAGASGLLMGKSDKCPVIIFRGLNWQACNSSAKQILRPIKEDLFR encoded by the coding sequence ATGAATAACTGCGCAATGACAAAACCTAGGGTTGTGCCAGAGGTCAATTCTATGCAGATGTTTCGTGTGTCTGGTCTGCCAGATTTCAAGCCTGATATGGATTTAGCTCAGCATGTGATTCGGGCATTAACTGCAGAGGGTCAATCACTGCAGCATGGCGATATCTTAGTCGTGGCGCATAAAGTGGTGTCGAAAACTGAAGGTGCTGTGGTGGATATTGAGAAGGTATCTGCGAGCACTCAAGCCATCGAACTTGCTCAGCAAGTCAACAAAGACCCTCGTAAAGTTCAAGTCATACTCGACCAATCAACTCGCATTGTGCGCAGTATTAAACGTGCAGAGCAAAATGAGGGCCTTTTAATCGCCGAGCACAAACTTGGCTTTATTTGTGCCAATGCAGCGGTTGATGAGTCCAATGCGGATTTCGAAGGTCAGTTGATCACGCTACCAGAAAATCCTGACCGCAGCGCCATGCAATTGTGCGAGCGTTTGGAAGCGCATTTTGACTGTCAATTAGGTGTGGTTGTGAGCGATACCTTTGGCAGACCTTGGCGACTTGGTCAAACCAATGTGGCGATTGGATTAGCGCGCGTACCTGCCATCCAAGAAATGTGTGGTAATGAAGATGCATGGGGACGAGAGCTAAAAGTGACCGCCCCTGCTTTTGCCGATGAACTAGCAGGCGCATCTGGGCTTTTAATGGGCAAAAGTGATAAATGCCCAGTGATTATTTTTCGTGGATTGAACTGGCAAGCATGCAACAGCTCAGCCAAGCAAATCCTAAGACCGATCAAGGAGGATTTATTCCGATGA